In the genome of Leishmania infantum JPCM5 genome chromosome 27, one region contains:
- a CDS encoding putative RNA-binding protein, protein MSACTVYVTGMPTSATEDDIFDFFTRIGNVAEVHMPSAEHQPASGAAAAVEVVFDKPEDAVSAVSISGSDFQEDIPIYISAVAPTAAATEKPAGNATTTAANAGGDSNGNAAAAAASAEPGAGLLMRRSADAERTSKNKVVISSIYPHTTRAQLREVFSPCGAICDFHLIPTRHMAFVGYTTEEACEKALKLDGAMVNGNPVVVRPCPPRDDAPAPASRRDATRRGNESTTASAPSRRQLDVRVVVHGVPSDVTKEALRAFFSPDCGSLTDVFIKPEIGVAFVAFTSAENAKRAISKSGEMLMGTRVRIEQRLPLICRRCDKEGHVAAQCKERSHGSRRRSNERRRRRRSSSSTSDRDRRRRRRSDSLDRDRRRSDSLDRDRRRSDSLDRDRRRSDSLDRDRRRRRHSRSRSPPRRHSRSRSPPRRRRHSRSPPRSRSPPRSRSPPRRR, encoded by the coding sequence ATGAGTGCCTGCACCGTCTACGTGACCGGGATGCCGACCTCGGCGACGGAGGATGACATCTTCGATTTCTTCACTCGGATCGGCAATGTGGCAGAGGTGCACATGCCCTCCGCGGAGCACCAGCCGGCTTCCggggctgcggcagccgtcgAGGTCGTCTTCGACAAACCCGAGGATGCCGTCAGTGCTGTGTCGATAAGCGGCAGTGACTTCCAGGAAGACATCCCAATCTACATCTCCGCTGTGGCGCcaaccgccgctgcgacagAGAAGCCGGCTGGCAACGCTACAACCACCGCTGCGAACGCTGGCGGCGATTCCAACGGCaacgcggctgcagcagcagcttcagcggAACCGGGTGCTGGCCTGCTGATGCGTCGCTCGGCAGATGCTGAGAGGACGTCCAAGAATAAAGTTGTCATCTCGTCGATTTATCCTCATACGACGagggcgcagctgcgcgaggtctTCAGCCCGTGCGGCGCCATCTGCGACTTTCACCTGATCCCCACCCGCCACATGGCCTTCGTGGGCTACACGACGGAAGAGGCGTGCGAGAAAGCGTTAAAGCTGGACGGGGCCATGGTGAACGGTAACCCAGTCGTCGTACGGCCCTGCCCTCCACGCGACGatgcgcctgcgcctgcatCCCGGCGCGACGCGACGCGTCGCGGCAATGAGAGCACCACTGCTTCTGCGCCGAgccggcggcagctggatgtccgcgtcgtcgtccacgGCGTCCCCTCTGATGTCAcaaaggaggcgctgcgcgccttcttctctcccGATTGTGGGTCGCTCACAGACGTGTTTATCAAGCCAGAGATCGGCGTCGCCTTTGTGGCCTTCACCTCAGCCGAGAACGCCAAACGGGCCATCAGCAAATCGGGAGAGATGCTTATGGGAACCCGCGTAAGGATTGAGCAACGACTTCCACTGATctgccgccggtgcgacAAAGAGGGGCACGTGGCGGCACAGTGCAAGGAGCGTTCGCACGGCTCccgacgccgcagcaacgaacgtcgacgccgtcgtcgctcgTCTTCCTCTACGTCCGATCGcgaccgccgtcgccgtcgccgctctgACTCGCTCGaccgcgaccgccgccgctctgaCTCGCTCGaccgcgaccgccgccgctctgaCTCGCTCGaccgcgaccgccgccgctctgaCTCGCTCGaccgcgaccgccgccgccgtcgccactcgCGCAGTCGCAGCCCACCGCGTCGCCACTCGCGCAGTCGCAGCccaccgcgtcgccgccgtcacagTCGCAGCCCGCCGCGCAGTCGCAGCCCGCCACGCAGTCGCAgcccgccgcgtcgccgctaA